The DNA segment ATTCTTTGTTGTTTAAAAGTACACCCTGTAAATAACAAAAAAATTGTTAATATTAAAATACTATTTTTCATTCTTTTTCTCCTGGGCCATATTTTATATTTTTTTGTTTTAGTAGTAAGTCACTTGGGCTTTCATTTATATTATTTATTAAATCTTGAGTTAGATTCAAATTATTTTCAAGGTTTTTTAATAAACTATTTAAGTTCTCAAAACTTTCAATACTCATTCCTTTTAGATTAAAAGTTCCTTTGTCAAACTCTTCTTTTATTTTTGTTGTTAGTTCTTTAAAACTATCAGCAGATGTTTTAACACTTGCAAATGATGAATTTCCTGTATTAGCAAAGTTCTTCATACTATTGATAAGTTCATCTATTTTTTTTTCATTTTTAACTAAATATGCAGAAAATTGCTCTATGTTTTCCATGCTTTTTTCACTTTTTGATAAAAGTGAAGAAAAATTTGAGATATTTTCATCATTTAAAACTTTTTTCATTTGACCTAAAAGAATGGTTATCTCTTTTGTAATATCTTCTGTTGAATCAACAAATGTTGTCAAGGCAGATGTTTTTGATTTTATGACTTTCATTCCATATTGATTTTCGCCTAAAAGTTTTGAGTTATTACTTCCACCTTTTAATTCAATATATTTTAATCCAGTAATTCCAAGGTTTCCCAAAATAGCAAAATTGTCCTCTTTTATTGGAGTTCCTTTTTGTATTTGAATATCTATTTCTATCTCTTCCGAATTATATGGATTTATTTTGATATCTTTTACAGTTCCAACTTCAAATCCCATAAATTTTATAGAAGAGCCGATATTTAGTCCTGAAACTGATTCTGAAAAAAAGATTGAATAATCATCATATTTTTTATCTTCTAGTCCATATTTTCCAAGCCAAAAAATAAATATTACTAAAAGAGTAAATAGTGAACTTACAAATAATCCTATTTTAAAAAAGTTAATTTTAGTATCCATTAAGTAGCCTTTTTATTTGTTAAAAAATCTTTGATAAACTCATCTTCGCTTTTTAAAGCTTCTGTTATATTTCCATCAAAGATTTTCTCTTTTTTTATTATGATAAATCTATCAAGCAAAGTTTTTATCGTATCTAAATCGTGTGTTATTATAACCGTTGTTATATTTAAACTATTTTTTAAATAAAGCAATAGTTCATTTACACTTTTTGTACTAGCTGGATCTAATCCACTTGTCGGTTCATCTAAAAATAAGATTTTTGGTTGCATTGCTAAACTTCTTGCAAGTGCAACTCTTTTTTTCATTCCACCACTTAATTGTGAAGGATATAGTTTTGCTACACTTTTTGGAAGTCCAACTATATCAAGGTTTGTATATGCAATCTTTTCTATCAAATCTTTTGGTAGGTTTGTGTACTCTTTTAGCATCACACTTATATTTTCAATCACATTTAAAAATGAGTACAAAGCTCCAAACTGGAAAAGATAAGAAAACTGAAGTTTTAATTCTTCCGTTTGTTTTAATGACAAAGTAGAAATATCTTTATCAAAGATTTTTATATTTCCTCTTTGAATTTGATTTAGCATAACTATCTGTTTTACTAAAACACTTTTCCCTGAACCACTTCCACCTAATATTCCAAATATTTCACCTTCATTTACACTAAATGAAATATCATTATGCACTACATTTTCGCCAAAAGCTGTATAAAGGTTGTTTACTTCTATGATTTTCATTTATATTCCCATTTGAGTAAAAATTATAGAGAAAACTGCATCTATCAAAATCACTACAAATATAGCATTTACAACACTCATTGTTGTAAACTTTCCTATACTTGTTGTATTGTTTTGCACTTGAAAACCTCTATAACATCCGATAATTGCAATAGCAAAACCAAAAAATAATGCTTTGAAAACTCCTAAGATAAGATGTTTTAGTGGAACTTCATTGTGAAGTCTATTTATAAACTCGATAAATGTTACATCTAAACTAGAACTTGCTATTACCATTCCTCCAAAAACTCCTATAATATCTGCAAAAAAAACCAAAAGTGGCAAAGAGATACATAAAGCAAATATTCTTGGAAGCGTTAAAAACAAAGTTGGCTCAAAATTCATAGTTTTCATAGCATCAATTTCTTCTGTTATTTTCATAGCTCCTATTTCAGCTGTATATGAACTTGCACTTCGTCCAGCAATTACAATAGCAGTTACAAGTGGAGCAATTTCTCTAAACATTGTTATACTTATCATCTCAACGATAAATATATTTGCTCCAAACTTTTCAAGTTGAACACTTCCTTGATAAGCAATAACAACTCCAACTAAAAATGAAGTAACCGCAACAATCAAAAGTGCATCAAAAGCAGAAGTTTCGATATATTTTAACATCGCTTTAAATCTTATTTTTGATGGATTAAAAATCGCATAAATAAAAAAATAAAAAACTTTTCCTATAAAGCCAATAAACTCTTTTGATTCTTTATAAATGTCATAGGTTTTTTTACCTAAATCTTCAAAAAATAGGTTTTTTTTCTCTTCTTCAAAAAGTTTAGTTTGATAATGTTTTTTATAAAAATCAAATATCTTTTCATGGTTTTTATTATTTAAAATAGTGATGTTTTTTTTTTCAAAAATATTTAAAAATGAGATTAGATAAATAATCGCACTACTATCGCACTCTTTTAGGTCTGCAAAATCAATGCTGAGCTTACTGTTTTTTGAGAAATTAAGAAGTTCTATTTTTTTTATAATATTTGGAAGTGTTTGTTTATCCCAAATATTTAATAAAGTTAGTTTATAGTTATTTTCATTTTTTTCTAACAAAAAATAGTCACAATTTTCCATAACACTACTTTCTTTTATAAAATGCTTTATGGTATCTAAAATTTATAAAAATAATCTTTTTATAAAAAGTGAGTTTGATTATATTGAAAAAAATTTATTATTGATTTTATAAATCATCAATAGGCTTGAAAAACTCTTCAACAGGAACTTCTAATGCTTTTGCTATTTTATAAAGATGGATAAGATTGAATCTTTTTCCTTTAGTACAATTTTCAGCACATGCAATAAATCCAGAACCTTTTTGTCCAATTGTTAAAGCTAAATCAAATTGATTTACACCTTTTTGTACTCTGATTCTTTTTACATTTTTTGAGATAGTTTCTAAGAATTTATCTATCTCTTCATCACTTGCAATAGAGGGTATTTCAAAAATAGCCAAAAAAAGCTCCATTAAAAAATTTTTTAAGTTTATTATGTTACTATCCAATTATCAATTTTCCATAGATTTATATCTATAGGTAAGTAAGAGTATTGTTTAAAAGAAATACAAAATATTTTTTATATTGAAGGAAATAAAATGAAAAAGATTTTTTT comes from the Arcobacter lacus genome and includes:
- a CDS encoding MlaD family protein, with product MDTKINFFKIGLFVSSLFTLLVIFIFWLGKYGLEDKKYDDYSIFFSESVSGLNIGSSIKFMGFEVGTVKDIKINPYNSEEIEIDIQIQKGTPIKEDNFAILGNLGITGLKYIELKGGSNNSKLLGENQYGMKVIKSKTSALTTFVDSTEDITKEITILLGQMKKVLNDENISNFSSLLSKSEKSMENIEQFSAYLVKNEKKIDELINSMKNFANTGNSSFASVKTSADSFKELTTKIKEEFDKGTFNLKGMSIESFENLNSLLKNLENNLNLTQDLINNINESPSDLLLKQKNIKYGPGEKE
- a CDS encoding ABC transporter ATP-binding protein → MKIIEVNNLYTAFGENVVHNDISFSVNEGEIFGILGGSGSGKSVLVKQIVMLNQIQRGNIKIFDKDISTLSLKQTEELKLQFSYLFQFGALYSFLNVIENISVMLKEYTNLPKDLIEKIAYTNLDIVGLPKSVAKLYPSQLSGGMKKRVALARSLAMQPKILFLDEPTSGLDPASTKSVNELLLYLKNSLNITTVIITHDLDTIKTLLDRFIIIKKEKIFDGNITEALKSEDEFIKDFLTNKKAT
- a CDS encoding MlaE family ABC transporter permease; this translates as MENCDYFLLEKNENNYKLTLLNIWDKQTLPNIIKKIELLNFSKNSKLSIDFADLKECDSSAIIYLISFLNIFEKKNITILNNKNHEKIFDFYKKHYQTKLFEEEKKNLFFEDLGKKTYDIYKESKEFIGFIGKVFYFFIYAIFNPSKIRFKAMLKYIETSAFDALLIVAVTSFLVGVVIAYQGSVQLEKFGANIFIVEMISITMFREIAPLVTAIVIAGRSASSYTAEIGAMKITEEIDAMKTMNFEPTLFLTLPRIFALCISLPLLVFFADIIGVFGGMVIASSSLDVTFIEFINRLHNEVPLKHLILGVFKALFFGFAIAIIGCYRGFQVQNNTTSIGKFTTMSVVNAIFVVILIDAVFSIIFTQMGI
- a CDS encoding helix-turn-helix domain-containing protein, with protein sequence MAIFEIPSIASDEEIDKFLETISKNVKRIRVQKGVNQFDLALTIGQKGSGFIACAENCTKGKRFNLIHLYKIAKALEVPVEEFFKPIDDL